From Osmerus eperlanus chromosome 28, fOsmEpe2.1, whole genome shotgun sequence, the proteins below share one genomic window:
- the LOC134015214 gene encoding coiled-coil domain-containing protein 183-like, with protein MVSHSDGQDMKSTEVEQPRILSLQEQRIRIQQLERQIQAECTAAKEILENDQKSSRDCKPFSRSLPKPGLPLESLLEKEQRRLCTLIKQFNGLKFAVKDKESQLLEVEQERKALKLESTPADSEHQYEQRLRQLENSLAKMTVKITEAEKIQNTYIKLSEHLSWKTREMPKILDQLQTSVVLGETELTRVARMSQVAVTAVDSTKGQLLQMERQLMVERRLMEAELTGRRLEKARELEGRIEREKEGERRGSRGPHKLKEQGRKSGKEALTEVTDSAHLRAQQSTPSPSTPQFIVKLVEDTDALREALSCTDLQELENRLVSQNATKEQLYSQMMQYEDVVKQRMDTLAALELQYAQLKFSVGPGSERHEQLIEGLKAGIQQEEERCGQWEAQLSKAQAVLHVMEQGINNLYFRIICVPTDKEFSRETNMSTMEKLQEINALLPILHEEALRSAEDSSPDQEKAWHFLEQSTLQEPRNFKRASSPVYNSTSEDTFQFRSQEEDCSLSREEVKRRSIQLIESQQHKKKVQKSSKKT; from the exons ATGGTTTCTCATTCAGACGGCCAAGATATGAAGTCAACTGAGGTAGAGCAGCCGAGGATTCTGTCGTTGCAAGAACAGCGAATCCGTATACAGCAACTAG AGCGACAGATCCAGGCAGAATGCACTGCAGCAAAAGAGATCCTTGAGAATGACCAGAAATCCTCTCGAGACTGTAAACCATTTAGCCGGTCATTGCCCAAACCTGGACTACCACTGGAG AGCTTACTGGAGAAGGAACAGCGAAGACTGTGTACTCTGATAAAGCAGTTTAATGGGCTGAAGTTTGCTGTGAAGGACAAGGAGTCTCAGCtactggaggtggagcaggaaaGGAAGGCTCTGAAGCTGGAGTCCACACCTGCTGACAGTGAGCACCAATATGAACAG AGGTTGAGGCAGCTGGAAAACAGTCTAGCGAAGATGACTGTCAAGATAACCGAAGCAGAGAAAATCCAGAACACCTACATAAAACTCAGCGAGCACCTCAGTTGG AAAACACGTGAGATGCCCAAGATTCTGGATCAGCTTCAGACGTCAGTGGTGCTGGGAGAGACAGAACTGACCAGGGTGGCCCGAATGTCCCAGGTGGCCGTGACTGCTGTGGACAGCACCAAG GGACAGCTCCTTCAGATGGAGAGACAGCTGATGGTTGAGCGCAGGCTGATGGAGGCAGAGCTGACTGGCAGGAGGCTTGAGAAAGCAAGGGAGCTGGAGGGAAGGATAGaacgagagaaggagggagaacggAGGGGCAGCAGAGGGCCACATAAGTTGAAAGAGCAG GGCCGGAAGTCTGGGAAAGAGGCACTGACTGAAGTGACTGATTCAGCTCATCTCAGAG CTCAGCAGTCTACTCCCAGCCCCAGCACTCCCCAGTTCATAGTCAAACTGGTGGAGGACACAGATGCTTTGAGAGAGGCTCTAAGCTGCACTGATCTGCAA GAGCTGGAGAACCGCCTGGTCTCCCAAAACGCCACCAAAGAGCAGCTCTACAGCCAGATGATGCAGTATGAGGATGTGGTCAAGCAGAGGATGGACACCCTAGCTGCGCTGGAGCTGCAGTACGCCCAGCTCAAGTTCAGTGTGGGCCCCGGCTCTGAGAG GCACGAGCAGTTGATTGAAGGGTTGAAGGCGGGGattcagcaggaagaggagcgcTGTGGCCAATGGGAGGCCCAGCTGAGTAAGGCCCAGGCAGTACTGCATGTGATGGAGCAGGGAATCAACAACCTATACTTCCGAATCATCTGTGTGCCAACAGACAAG GAGTTTTCCAGAGAGACAAATATGAGCACCATGGAAAAACTGCAGGAAATCAATGCCCTTCTACCCATCTTGCATGAAGAGGCCTTGCGCTCAGCCGAGGATAGCAGCCCCGACCAGGAGAAG GCGTGGCATTTCCTGGAGCAGAGCACCCTACAGGAGCCCAGGAACTTCAAGAGGGCCAGCAGTCCAGTGTACAACAGCACCTCTGAAG ACACTTTCCAGTTCCGCAGTCAGGAAGAAGACTGCTCTCTGTCCCGTGAGGAGGTCAAGCGCCGCAGCATCCAGCTAATTGAGTCCCAGCAACACAAGAAGAAAGTCCAGAAGAGCTCGAAGAAGACTTAA